The following are encoded in a window of Impatiens glandulifera chromosome 5, dImpGla2.1, whole genome shotgun sequence genomic DNA:
- the LOC124939223 gene encoding zinc finger BED domain-containing protein RICESLEEPER 2-like, translated as MAATVKTRMGGGEGKKTMIEINDDECDGTLRIENVNVDGEKYKKEGKDDEVEEEGKNVEDGKDDEIEEDMGHFERKKRKKVSKAHTEFIEVIGNDGNFKISRATTKKDVINVYDIEKKKLQLALRDINKISLTTDIWKSKVQKISYMCVTGHFVDSNWNLHKRLLSFIPLPPPHAGHDIFNGLIKCTKYLGIEHKVFTISVDNAWNNDSAIQISKETFSKSRKFPLEGKLFHVRCTTHMLNIIVQDGLYEIQNIIDDVKKSVRFINQSESRLRKFSDVVHHLGIQVNKLIIDCLTRWNSTYKMLVEAYKVKDAFPIFKDGELFYHHCPSLDDWKKVKDVTDILEVFNEATHVISGVNYPTSNVYLAVIWRVKHVLNEKENDVDEFI; from the exons ATGGCGGCGACGGTGAAGACGAGAATGGGCGGCGGCGAAG GGAAGAAAACTATGATCGAGATAAATGATGATGAATGTGATGGTACCTTGCGAATTGAGAATGTAAATGTTGATGGAGAGAAATATAAGAAAGAAGGTAAAGATGATGAAGTTGAGGAAGAAGGTAAAAATGTGGAAGATGGTAAAGATGATGAAATTGAGGAAGATATGGGGCATTTTGaaaggaaaaagagaaagaaagttTCCAAAGCTCATACCGAATTCATTGAAGTGATCGGAAATGATGGAAATTTTAA GATTTCTCGTGCCACGACAAAGAAAGATGTCATTAATGTATATGACATAGAGAAGAAAAAATTACAATTGGCGTTGAGAGACATCAATAAGATTTCCTTAACCACGGACATTTGGAAGTCAAAGGTGCAAAAGATTTCTTATATGTGTGTCACTGGTCACTTTGTTGATTCAAATTGGAACCTTCACAAACGACTTCTTAGCTTCATACCTCTACCTCCTCCACATGCtg gtCATGATATATTTAATGGGCTTATAAAGTGTACAAAATATTTGGGGATAGAGCATAAAGTCTTCACTATCTCTGTGGACAATGCCTGGAATAACGATTCAGCAATTCAAATTTCTAAAGAAACATTCTCTAAGAGTCGTAAGTTTCCATTGGAAGGTAAGTTGTTTCATGTTCGGTGTACTACACATATGTTGAACATTATTGTTCAAGATGGTCTTTATgagattcaaaatattattgatgatgTCAAAAAGAGTGTGCGATTTATTAACCAATCAGAGTCTAGGTTGAGAAAATTCTCAGATGTTGTGCATCATTTAGGAATCCAAGTAAATAAATTGATCATTGATTGTCTAACTCGTTGGAATTCTACATATAAGATGTTAGTTGAGGCATATAAAGTTAAGGATGCATTTCCTATATTTAAAGATGGTGAActtttttatcatcattgtcCTAGCCTTGATGATTGGAAAAAAGTGAAGGATGTTACTGATATTTTAGAGGTTTTTAATGAAGCGACTCATGTAATTTCTGGAGTTAATTATCCTACTTCAAATGTTTATCTTGCTGTTATTTGGAGAGTCAAGCATGTAttgaatgaaaaagaaaatgatgttGATGAGTTTATTTGA